From the Ruminiclostridium josui JCM 17888 genome, one window contains:
- the rplM gene encoding 50S ribosomal protein L13, translated as MKTFMAKPQEVERKWYIIDAEGKPLGRLASEIASILRGKNKPIFTPHVDTGDHVIVLNAEKVLLTGKKLDQKLYRYHTLHPGGLKEIKYKHLLERHPEKAIEVAVKGMLPKNSLGRQMYRKLKVYRGSEHNHQAQKPEVLDLDI; from the coding sequence ATGAAAACTTTCATGGCAAAGCCACAAGAAGTTGAAAGAAAATGGTACATTATTGATGCAGAAGGTAAGCCCCTTGGAAGATTGGCAAGTGAAATCGCCAGCATTTTAAGAGGAAAAAATAAGCCAATTTTCACTCCACACGTTGATACTGGAGATCATGTAATAGTACTTAATGCTGAAAAAGTGCTTTTAACTGGTAAGAAATTGGATCAGAAGCTTTACAGATACCATACTCTTCATCCAGGCGGATTAAAGGAAATCAAGTACAAACACTTGCTGGAAAGACACCCAGAGAAAGCTATTGAAGTAGCTGTAAAGGGAATGCTTCCAAAGAACAGTCTTGGAAGACAAATGTACAGAAAACTCAAGGTTTACAGAGGATCTGAACATAACCATCAAGCACAAAAACCAGAAGTACTTGATTTGGACATTTAA
- a CDS encoding energy-coupling factor transporter ATPase, which yields MPIKVEDLYYTYMEGGPFEKNALHDVNIEISDGSFIGIIGHTGSGKSTLIQHLNGILKPTKGRVIINGIDTKQKNLKELRQQVGIVFQYPEHQLFEETVKKDISFGLLKQGLSQNEIDERVMAAIKSVGLDESVLEKSPFELSGGQKRRVAIAGVVAMTPQILVLDEPTAGLDPKGRDEIFGYITRLHKDSNMTIILVSHSMEDIARLTERVIVMNEGTVYMDKPSNKIYSQPEELEKIGLSAPQVTYLMKKLKAVYPGINENIFTVEDAAKELVKYLNH from the coding sequence ATGCCAATAAAAGTTGAGGATTTATATTATACGTATATGGAAGGAGGACCTTTTGAAAAAAATGCCCTCCATGACGTAAATATTGAAATAAGTGATGGCTCCTTTATAGGAATTATAGGACACACAGGTTCAGGAAAGTCTACATTAATACAGCATTTGAACGGTATTTTAAAGCCCACGAAGGGACGGGTAATAATTAATGGAATTGATACAAAGCAAAAGAACCTGAAGGAATTAAGACAACAGGTGGGCATTGTATTTCAGTACCCGGAACATCAGCTTTTTGAAGAAACAGTAAAAAAAGATATATCCTTTGGATTATTGAAACAAGGGCTTTCACAGAATGAAATTGATGAGAGAGTAATGGCTGCGATAAAATCGGTGGGTCTTGATGAATCAGTTCTTGAAAAATCACCTTTTGAGCTTTCTGGAGGACAGAAAAGAAGGGTTGCAATTGCAGGGGTTGTAGCAATGACTCCTCAGATTTTGGTATTGGATGAGCCTACGGCGGGGCTTGACCCAAAGGGAAGAGATGAAATATTTGGTTATATAACAAGATTGCACAAAGATTCAAACATGACTATTATTCTTGTTTCACATAGCATGGAAGATATTGCAAGACTAACGGAGAGGGTAATTGTCATGAATGAGGGTACCGTATATATGGACAAACCTTCAAATAAGATATATTCACAGCCTGAAGAATTAGAGAAAATAGGGCTTTCAGCTCCCCAGGTAACATACCTAATGAAGAAGCTTAAAGCAGTTTATCCCGGAATAAATGAGAATATATTTACAGTAGAAGATGCAGCAAAAGAATTGGTAAAATATTTAAACCATTAG
- a CDS encoding class I SAM-dependent methyltransferase, whose product MSQHYFTENPESEIKEKNFTESICGSTLTFTSVSGVFSFDTKIDRASENLIKNFTPSGLSILDIGCGYGAIGLFIKSIFPQQKITMIDVNNRALDYTKKNAAINNLSIEALNSNLFCSLEERTFDDIVSNPPLAAGKELNTRLITESYKHLSKNGALWLVAFHNKGGSTLKKIMETVFGNVTDVDKSGGVRVYKSIKK is encoded by the coding sequence ATGAGTCAGCATTATTTTACTGAAAATCCTGAATCTGAAATAAAAGAAAAGAACTTTACAGAGAGTATATGCGGTTCTACCCTTACTTTTACCTCCGTAAGCGGTGTTTTTTCATTTGATACAAAAATAGACAGGGCCTCAGAAAATCTAATTAAAAATTTTACTCCAAGTGGCTTGTCAATACTTGATATCGGTTGCGGATACGGGGCTATAGGACTTTTTATTAAAAGCATATTTCCTCAGCAAAAAATTACAATGATAGATGTTAATAATAGAGCATTGGACTATACCAAAAAAAATGCCGCAATTAACAACCTTTCCATAGAAGCATTAAACAGCAATCTTTTTTGTTCTCTTGAAGAAAGAACATTTGACGATATAGTGTCAAATCCTCCATTAGCCGCTGGTAAAGAATTAAACACCAGATTAATAACCGAATCCTACAAACACCTTTCAAAAAATGGTGCACTATGGCTTGTAGCATTTCATAATAAAGGTGGTTCCACTTTAAAGAAGATTATGGAAACAGTTTTCGGCAATGTAACTGATGTAGACAAAAGTGGCGGGGTAAGAGTATATAAATCTATAAAAAAATAA
- a CDS encoding energy-coupling factor transporter transmembrane component T family protein, with the protein MIKDITIGQYVPGDSLLHKADPRTKIILTFIMMIFIFLINTYWGYLLLTLFTAITVISSNIPVKFVIKGLKPVLFIVIFAGIINIFTIKGNEIWSWGFLSITYEGINVAIKMAIRLFLLIITASLLTYTTTPIALTDAIEKLLGPLKRIKVPVHEIAMMMTIALRFIPTLLDETDKIIKAQSSRGADFDSGNMIERAKSFIPVLIPLFISAFRRADELATAMEGRCYRGSEGRTRMKQLHFSVSDVVVTGITVAFMTWVLLMEYVLF; encoded by the coding sequence TTGATAAAAGATATAACCATAGGGCAGTATGTGCCGGGAGATTCACTTCTGCATAAGGCTGACCCTCGAACAAAAATAATTTTGACTTTTATAATGATGATATTCATTTTTTTAATAAATACTTACTGGGGATATTTGTTACTGACATTATTTACTGCTATTACGGTAATATCCTCAAACATACCTGTTAAATTTGTAATTAAAGGCCTGAAACCGGTATTATTTATTGTTATTTTTGCTGGGATTATAAACATTTTTACAATAAAAGGAAATGAAATTTGGAGTTGGGGCTTTTTAAGCATAACATATGAGGGTATTAATGTAGCTATTAAGATGGCTATAAGGCTATTTCTGCTTATAATTACAGCAAGTCTGTTAACCTATACTACTACACCCATTGCTCTTACGGATGCAATTGAAAAGCTATTAGGACCGCTAAAGCGCATAAAAGTACCTGTTCATGAAATAGCAATGATGATGACTATAGCTTTAAGGTTTATTCCCACACTGCTGGATGAGACAGATAAGATTATAAAAGCACAGTCATCCAGAGGAGCAGATTTTGATTCTGGAAATATGATTGAGCGTGCAAAAAGTTTTATACCTGTTCTCATTCCGTTATTTATTAGTGCATTCAGAAGAGCTGATGAATTGGCTACGGCAATGGAGGGTAGATGTTACAGAGGCAGTGAGGGACGGACAAGGATGAAGCAACTTCATTTTTCAGTAAGTGACGTTGTTGTAACAGGTATAACGGTTGCTTTTATGACGTGGGTATTATTAATGGAATATGTGTTATTTTAG
- the truA gene encoding tRNA pseudouridine(38-40) synthase TruA has product MRKIKLTIEYDGTNYHGWQVQKNAKTVQEVIQNAISKLLGEEIGVTGCSRTDVGVHAYGQVAHFLTDSKIPGDKFSYAINNLLPDDIVIKYSEEVSDEFHARYSAKGKKYRYMIYNAPHPSAIMRNRSCHVRPELNIEQMQKAARYFIGEHDFAAFQATGGQVRSTVREIYSMEVSRKEDNIIYIEVSGNGFLYNMVRIIAGTLIYVGMGKLHESQIPGIIAGLERTKAGKTAPAQGLYLMEIYY; this is encoded by the coding sequence ATGAGGAAAATTAAGCTTACTATTGAATATGACGGTACAAATTATCATGGTTGGCAGGTTCAGAAAAATGCTAAAACAGTACAGGAAGTAATTCAAAATGCGATTTCTAAGCTATTGGGTGAAGAAATTGGAGTTACGGGCTGCAGTAGAACGGATGTTGGAGTACATGCATACGGACAGGTTGCACATTTTCTTACAGATTCAAAAATACCTGGAGATAAATTCTCTTATGCTATAAACAATTTGCTTCCTGATGATATAGTTATTAAGTATTCAGAAGAGGTTTCAGATGAATTTCATGCAAGATATTCTGCAAAAGGCAAAAAATACAGGTACATGATATATAATGCTCCACATCCTTCAGCTATTATGAGAAACAGGTCTTGTCATGTAAGACCTGAACTTAACATTGAGCAAATGCAAAAAGCCGCCAGATATTTCATAGGGGAACATGATTTTGCAGCATTTCAGGCCACTGGAGGACAGGTTAGAAGTACTGTAAGAGAGATTTATAGTATGGAGGTATCTAGGAAAGAAGATAATATAATTTACATAGAGGTTTCCGGAAACGGATTTCTATATAATATGGTAAGAATAATAGCAGGAACTCTAATATATGTTGGAATGGGAAAGCTGCATGAGTCTCAAATTCCTGGGATTATTGCAGGACTTGAAAGGACAAAGGCTGGTAAGACCGCCCCTGCACAGGGATTATATCTAATGGAGATATACTATTAA
- a CDS encoding beta-L-arabinofuranosidase domain-containing protein — MSKIPKEFICSSIFYMLVLLLLAFLTPSIVYAESVDKLQPFDMEQVNVTDPYLVNAFNKEISYLQSIDPNRLLVGYKQTAGLSTSYSKYGGWESTPLEGHTLGHYMSALAQAYKNTKSNSTVNADIKKRIDLIISELQACQNKRGDGYIYAESPAQFNVVEGKATGTLWAPWYTMHKIMAGLISIYQLEGNPTALTVASKLGDWIYNRVNAWDSATQAKVLSVEYGGMNDCLLELYKLTGKSNHLAAAKKFEEPSLLNTIASGNNVLPGKHANTIIPKFIGAINRYRTLGTSETSYLTAAQQFWNFVVRDHTYVTGGNSQWEAFRAAGKLDQYRDEVNNETCNSYNMLKLTRELFQVTGDVKYADFYERAFINEILASQNPETGMTTYFKPMGTGYFKVFSKPFDNFWCCTGTGMENFTKLNDSIYFNNGTDLYINMYISSTLNWSEKGLSLTQKADVPLSDTVTFTIDSAPSSEVRLKFRSPYWVATGKKVTVKVNGSSVNVSAVNGYLDVSRVWKVEDKIELTIPAEVQTSRCTDNQSVAAFTYGPVVLCAGLGSESMTTSSVGWNVTTATKTVNVRDTININSSTSASLDDWLGNINKYLVQTPGKLEFTFKETDCDNSLVFTPYYKHYTGRYGIYFTLKGSFTGPRNPFTKIEAESYNAQSGIQDVTCDEGTSAIGYIENGDYAVYKNMDFDSRAIEFVARTSSAQNDGKIEIRLDSITGPLVGTCKVTSTGGWQIFTDSKCSVSDVTGKHDIYLKFVGDSGYLFNINWFKFIKEDVSTVLAGDLNGDNTIDATDFAMMKMYLLGLINDLPAQNDIEAGDLNKDGVINALDFAVFKKYLLGSIENLPYTN, encoded by the coding sequence ATGTCTAAAATTCCTAAAGAGTTCATTTGTTCATCAATATTTTATATGCTTGTACTACTGTTATTGGCTTTTCTGACACCTTCAATTGTGTATGCGGAAAGTGTTGATAAACTTCAGCCATTTGATATGGAACAGGTTAATGTAACCGATCCATATTTGGTAAATGCATTTAACAAAGAGATTTCGTATCTGCAATCTATTGATCCTAACCGTCTACTGGTTGGATATAAGCAAACCGCAGGCTTATCCACAAGTTATAGTAAGTATGGGGGGTGGGAGAGTACACCTCTTGAAGGACATACATTGGGTCATTACATGTCAGCATTGGCACAGGCCTACAAAAACACTAAATCCAATTCTACAGTAAATGCAGATATTAAAAAGAGGATTGATTTAATTATTTCTGAATTACAAGCTTGTCAGAACAAAAGGGGTGACGGATATATATATGCCGAGTCACCGGCACAGTTTAATGTTGTGGAAGGAAAAGCAACAGGTACACTCTGGGCACCTTGGTACACTATGCATAAAATAATGGCAGGGCTTATTTCAATTTACCAATTAGAAGGTAATCCAACAGCGTTAACAGTGGCAAGCAAATTGGGAGACTGGATTTACAACCGTGTAAATGCGTGGGACTCTGCAACACAGGCTAAGGTATTGAGCGTAGAGTACGGGGGAATGAATGATTGTCTCCTTGAATTATACAAGCTCACCGGTAAAAGTAATCATTTAGCAGCTGCCAAGAAATTTGAAGAACCTTCTTTACTAAATACCATTGCTTCGGGAAATAATGTGTTGCCGGGTAAACATGCCAATACTATAATACCGAAATTTATTGGTGCAATTAATCGTTATCGTACCTTGGGAACATCTGAAACTTCTTACCTTACAGCAGCACAACAATTTTGGAATTTTGTAGTAAGAGATCATACATATGTTACAGGTGGTAACAGTCAATGGGAAGCCTTCAGAGCAGCAGGAAAACTTGATCAATATCGTGACGAAGTAAATAATGAGACCTGCAATTCCTACAATATGCTAAAGTTAACCCGTGAGCTATTTCAAGTGACAGGGGATGTCAAATATGCAGATTTCTATGAAAGAGCATTTATAAATGAAATTTTAGCATCTCAAAATCCTGAAACAGGAATGACAACATATTTTAAACCAATGGGAACAGGATATTTTAAAGTATTCAGTAAGCCATTTGATAACTTCTGGTGTTGTACAGGAACTGGCATGGAGAATTTTACAAAGCTAAATGACAGCATATATTTTAATAACGGTACAGACTTATATATAAATATGTATATCAGTTCTACCTTGAACTGGAGTGAAAAAGGCCTTTCATTGACACAGAAGGCAGATGTACCATTATCGGACACTGTAACCTTTACAATTGACAGTGCTCCTTCTTCCGAAGTAAGATTAAAATTTAGATCACCTTATTGGGTTGCTACTGGTAAAAAGGTAACTGTTAAGGTTAATGGTTCATCAGTTAATGTTTCAGCAGTTAACGGATATCTGGATGTAAGCAGGGTATGGAAAGTCGAGGATAAAATAGAGTTAACCATTCCTGCCGAGGTACAGACTTCAAGATGTACTGACAACCAGAGTGTAGCAGCCTTCACCTATGGCCCTGTAGTTTTATGCGCAGGACTGGGAAGTGAAAGTATGACTACATCTTCTGTTGGATGGAATGTAACAACAGCTACCAAAACTGTTAATGTGAGGGATACAATAAACATAAATTCCTCTACCTCTGCAAGTTTAGATGACTGGCTAGGTAATATTAATAAATATTTGGTTCAGACACCTGGAAAATTGGAATTTACTTTTAAAGAAACAGATTGTGATAATAGTCTGGTATTCACGCCTTATTACAAACATTATACTGGACGATATGGTATCTACTTTACATTAAAAGGTTCGTTTACAGGCCCAAGGAATCCCTTTACTAAGATTGAAGCAGAAAGCTATAATGCTCAGTCAGGTATCCAAGATGTAACATGTGATGAGGGAACAAGTGCAATAGGGTATATAGAAAACGGTGATTATGCAGTTTACAAAAATATGGATTTTGATTCTAGGGCAATAGAGTTTGTGGCAAGAACATCTAGCGCTCAAAATGATGGGAAAATCGAGATTAGACTTGACAGCATTACCGGTCCTTTGGTAGGTACGTGTAAAGTTACCAGTACAGGAGGATGGCAAATTTTCACTGATTCAAAATGCAGTGTTAGTGACGTAACAGGTAAACATGATATTTATCTTAAATTTGTTGGAGATAGTGGATACTTATTTAATATTAACTGGTTTAAATTTATAAAAGAAGATGTCTCTACAGTACTTGCAGGAGATCTCAACGGAGATAATACTATTGATGCAACTGACTTTGCTATGATGAAAATGTATCTTCTTGGACTAATTAACGATTTACCTGCACAAAACGATATTGAGGCAGGAGACTTAAATAAGGATGGTGTAATAAACGCACTTGATTTTGCTGTGTTCAAGAAATACTTACTAGGTAGTATAGAAAATTTGCCTTATACCAATTAA
- a CDS encoding energy-coupling factor transporter ATPase: MSNNIFEIDNVSFSYKSYGEVNIDIPALEHVNTTIEKGDFVVILGRNGSGKSTFARLLNALLKPVEGKVIVLGKNTADENNLWDIRSTAGMVFQNPDNQIIATTVEEDVAFGPENLGVEPSEIRKRVDEALQTVGIADYKKSAPHMLSGGQKQRVAIAGILAMKPQCIILDEATSMLDPIGRKEVINVLKKLNKEEGITIIHITHHMDEAAIANRLIIIDNGSVVLDGTPKEVFSNVDTVKNLGLDVPQVTELIYRLKNYGIKIDKLPLTVEEAFELLKKI; the protein is encoded by the coding sequence ATGAGTAATAATATCTTCGAAATTGATAATGTCAGTTTTTCATATAAATCATACGGAGAAGTAAATATTGATATTCCTGCATTGGAACATGTAAATACTACTATAGAAAAAGGTGATTTTGTAGTAATTTTAGGCAGAAACGGTTCAGGAAAGTCAACATTTGCTAGGCTTCTTAATGCTCTTTTGAAGCCAGTTGAAGGCAAGGTCATTGTTTTAGGTAAAAATACCGCTGATGAAAACAATTTATGGGATATTAGAAGCACTGCAGGAATGGTGTTCCAAAACCCCGACAACCAGATAATTGCAACAACTGTTGAAGAAGATGTAGCATTCGGACCGGAAAATCTGGGAGTAGAACCTTCTGAAATAAGAAAAAGGGTTGATGAAGCACTACAGACAGTAGGCATTGCAGATTATAAGAAAAGTGCGCCCCATATGCTGTCAGGAGGACAGAAGCAAAGAGTTGCTATTGCAGGTATCCTTGCCATGAAGCCGCAATGTATTATTCTTGATGAAGCTACCTCTATGCTTGATCCTATAGGGAGAAAAGAAGTTATAAATGTATTAAAAAAACTAAACAAAGAAGAGGGTATTACTATAATACATATAACCCATCATATGGACGAAGCAGCCATTGCAAATAGGCTTATAATTATAGATAATGGGAGTGTTGTTCTGGATGGGACTCCTAAAGAGGTATTTAGTAATGTTGATACAGTAAAAAATCTTGGACTTGATGTTCCTCAGGTTACTGAACTGATTTATCGTCTGAAAAATTACGGTATAAAGATTGATAAACTACCGTTGACAGTGGAAGAAGCTTTTGAACTTTTAAAGAAAATATAA
- a CDS encoding DNA-directed RNA polymerase subunit alpha, whose product MIEIEKPRIECVSNSDDNTYGKFIVEPLERGYGITLGNSLRRILLSSLPGAAVNSIKIDGVLHEFSTVPGVVEDVTEIILNIKSLSLLIHGEGSKVIYIDANGEGPITAGDIITDQDVEILNPDLHIATLNGDHRFYMEMVISKGRGYVSADKNKQAGQPIGVIPVDSIYTPVKKVNYTVENTRVGQITDYDKLTLEVWTDGSINPDEAISLGAKILSEHLNLFVDLSDQAKHTEIMVEKEETKKEKVLEMTIEELDLSVRSYNCLKRAGINTVEDLTNRTEEDMMKVRNLGRKSLEEVLQKLQALGLYLAPSEE is encoded by the coding sequence GTGATAGAAATAGAAAAGCCTAGAATTGAATGTGTATCTAATAGCGATGATAACACTTATGGCAAGTTTATAGTTGAGCCTTTGGAAAGAGGCTATGGTATTACCCTCGGTAATTCTTTAAGAAGAATATTACTTTCTTCATTACCCGGTGCTGCTGTCAATTCAATAAAGATTGATGGAGTATTGCATGAATTCTCCACAGTTCCAGGAGTAGTAGAAGACGTAACAGAGATAATACTTAACATCAAATCTCTTTCATTATTAATTCATGGCGAAGGATCAAAGGTTATTTATATTGATGCAAATGGAGAAGGGCCAATAACAGCTGGTGATATTATCACTGACCAGGATGTAGAAATACTTAATCCTGACCTTCATATTGCAACACTGAATGGCGATCATAGATTCTACATGGAGATGGTAATCAGTAAAGGCAGAGGATATGTGTCTGCCGATAAGAATAAACAGGCTGGTCAACCAATAGGTGTCATTCCTGTTGATTCAATATATACTCCCGTCAAGAAAGTAAATTACACGGTTGAAAATACACGTGTTGGTCAGATTACTGATTATGATAAGCTGACACTTGAAGTATGGACTGACGGAAGTATTAATCCTGATGAAGCTATAAGTCTTGGGGCAAAAATACTTAGCGAGCATTTAAATCTATTTGTAGATTTGTCTGATCAAGCTAAGCATACTGAGATTATGGTTGAAAAGGAAGAAACCAAAAAAGAGAAAGTTCTCGAAATGACTATTGAAGAGCTTGATTTGTCAGTTAGATCTTATAACTGTTTAAAGAGAGCAGGAATCAATACAGTTGAGGATCTTACCAACAGAACCGAAGAGGATATGATGAAGGTAAGAAATTTGGGAAGAAAGTCTCTTGAAGAGGTTCTTCAAAAACTTCAGGCACTTGGATTGTACTTAGCACCAAGTGAAGAATAG
- a CDS encoding AraC family transcriptional regulator, with product MTYYEISLETPLKYDLTGKFQAPSPEWMHFTRYMQNFELIVVTEGTAYLQIDEQFFNVCRGEFMLFPPLSKQSGYKSSSCAFYWLHFTYENSFQILSSDEIPLEFPIEKIYIPRYGKTTNLEKIIVLMKHLQDSVRSYHNSIQNNYLCTAVLCELFCQFKERNSPQNSSMKKRQLFNDIQDYIKWYRNTDIKVSEIAEYFGYNKRYLSEFFKSYSGYSLKQYIIKEKIDLAKYLLCETNDNISDIAYSLGFNDNHIFMKVFKKTVGLTPTQYRNANSKRLLFYK from the coding sequence ATGACATATTATGAAATTTCACTCGAAACCCCATTGAAATACGATTTAACAGGCAAATTCCAGGCTCCTTCTCCTGAGTGGATGCATTTTACAAGGTACATGCAGAATTTTGAGCTTATTGTGGTTACGGAAGGTACGGCTTACTTACAAATAGATGAGCAGTTCTTTAATGTATGTAGGGGTGAATTTATGCTCTTTCCACCGCTATCTAAACAATCAGGATATAAAAGCAGCAGCTGTGCTTTTTATTGGTTACACTTTACATATGAGAATTCATTTCAAATATTATCTTCAGATGAAATTCCATTGGAATTTCCTATTGAAAAAATATATATTCCCAGATACGGTAAAACAACAAATCTTGAGAAGATTATAGTTCTGATGAAGCACCTTCAGGATAGTGTCAGAAGCTATCACAACAGCATTCAGAACAATTATCTGTGTACAGCCGTTCTATGCGAATTATTCTGCCAGTTCAAGGAAAGAAATTCTCCTCAGAATTCAAGTATGAAGAAAAGGCAACTGTTTAATGATATACAGGATTATATTAAATGGTATCGAAATACTGATATTAAAGTATCTGAAATAGCAGAGTATTTTGGATATAACAAGCGGTATCTATCGGAGTTTTTTAAATCATATTCCGGATATTCTCTTAAGCAGTATATAATTAAGGAAAAAATCGATTTGGCCAAATATTTGCTGTGCGAGACTAATGACAATATCAGCGACATAGCTTACAGTCTTGGTTTTAATGATAACCATATTTTCATGAAGGTATTCAAGAAAACTGTAGGACTAACGCCTACACAATACCGAAATGCCAACTCAAAAAGGTTATTATTCTATAAATAG
- a CDS encoding bL17 family ribosomal protein, translated as MPGQRKLGRATDQRKAILKNLTTALFVSGRIETTEARAKEVKNIAEKLITLAIKEADNFTSKQVKVSAAKVDSKGKKLTDSKTSKNGKKYFVVDREVKTDMVSVDNPSRLHARRLIMNWVYRPTTADGKNINITDKLFDEIAPKYKDKKGGYTRIYKLGPRRGDAAEMVILELV; from the coding sequence ATGCCAGGTCAAAGAAAGTTGGGGCGTGCAACAGACCAGAGAAAGGCAATTTTAAAGAATCTTACAACAGCTTTATTTGTAAGTGGTAGAATTGAAACTACTGAGGCAAGAGCCAAAGAAGTTAAAAATATAGCAGAAAAACTTATCACTTTAGCAATCAAGGAAGCAGATAACTTTACTTCAAAGCAAGTAAAAGTTAGTGCTGCAAAAGTTGATAGCAAAGGAAAGAAGCTTACCGATTCTAAGACATCAAAGAACGGTAAGAAGTATTTTGTAGTAGACAGAGAAGTTAAGACAGATATGGTTTCTGTTGATAATCCTTCAAGACTACATGCAAGAAGACTTATAATGAACTGGGTATATAGACCAACAACTGCTGATGGAAAGAACATAAACATCACAGACAAGCTTTTTGATGAAATAGCTCCTAAATATAAGGACAAAAAGGGCGGTTATACCAGAATCTATAAGCTCGGACCTAGAAGAGGCGACGCTGCAGAGATGGTAATACTTGAATTGGTTTAA
- the rpsI gene encoding 30S ribosomal protein S9, with protein MAKVYYYGTGRRKKSIARVRLVPGEGKIVINDRTLDDYFGLETLKVIVKQPLTLTDTLTKFDVICKVIGGGFTGQAGAIRHGISRALLKADEELRPALKKAGFLTRDPRMKERKKYGLKKARRAPQFSKR; from the coding sequence ATGGCTAAGGTATATTACTACGGTACAGGACGTAGAAAAAAATCAATTGCAAGAGTAAGACTTGTTCCTGGAGAAGGAAAAATTGTTATAAACGATAGAACATTGGATGATTACTTTGGATTAGAAACTTTGAAGGTTATAGTTAAACAACCATTAACCCTCACTGACACTCTTACAAAGTTTGATGTTATATGCAAAGTTATCGGCGGAGGATTTACAGGTCAAGCCGGTGCTATCAGACACGGTATTTCAAGAGCTCTCTTAAAGGCTGATGAAGAATTAAGACCAGCATTGAAGAAAGCTGGATTCTTGACAAGAGACCCAAGAATGAAGGAAAGAAAGAAATACGGTCTCAAAAAAGCAAGAAGAGCACCACAGTTCTCAAAGAGATAA